A window of Cryptomeria japonica chromosome 3, Sugi_1.0, whole genome shotgun sequence contains these coding sequences:
- the LOC131874068 gene encoding uncharacterized protein LOC131874068, whose amino-acid sequence MSNIQEGSSVTRAPLFDGTDYVFWKIRMETYLISLDLDVWNIVCTKYTVPANIPTTPDEKKQYEMNARAKHAILCGLTKDVFVKIMHCKSAHEIWEKIENIYQGNEKVKQSKILTLKTQFEEMKMKDNEKVAKYFLRIDEVVNGMRGLGEEVDEFTVVKKVIRTLLPKYETKVSALEEKKNFNKLTLDDLQGTLIAFEMRTSKSDNASSLLKESTFKTEKIEAIDSESNLSDTLEALLVRKLKKKYRAKLPLKCFNCGKAGHFATQYPNADQNLDDDQTKKHFRRKTFPKKKFNFNNLKKKKSLFSKEDSNDDSDNSLGDEGETLFMVEIEMPKILSSKSDSQMNSQSDQENCEINLEGELLCTLQEIKKLKKHISAEEKSSHNVTVSLQTEIDDSRRVIENLKSLLTDKENETQTLKKQVDSLSKQVEEHKRTIHLHNMLGKQKQLVGIGECSNFVDQNVTIGGKKNLFES is encoded by the coding sequence ATGTCCAATATTCAAGAGGGGTCCTCTGTTACTAGAGCTCCATTATttgatggaactgattatgtgttttggaaaatcagaatggaaacATATCTGATTTCTCTTGATCTTGATGTCTGGAACATTGTCTGTACTAAGTACACTGTTCCTGCTAACATTCCTACAACTCCTGATGAAAAAAAACAATATGAAATGAATGCCagagccaaacatgctatcttgtgTGGTTTGACAAAAGatgtgtttgtcaaaatcatgcacTGTAAATCTGCCCATGAAATATGGGAAAAAATTGAAAATATCTATCAAGGAAATGAAAAAGTCAAACAATCAAAAATTCTGACTTTAAAAACTCAATTTgaggaaatgaaaatgaaagaTAATGAAAAGGTTGCTAAATATTTTTTGAGAATAGATGAGGTTGTTAATGGCATGAGAGGATTAGGTGAGGAGGTTGATGAATTTACTGTGGTCAAGAAGGTTATTAGAACTTTACTGCCTAAATATGAGACTAAGGTTTCAGCTCTTGAGGAAAAGAAAAACTTTAATAAGCTCACCTTAGATGATCTTCAAGGAACATTAATAGCTTTTGAAATGAGAACAAGCAAAAGTGATAATGCTAGTTCTTTATTGAAAGAATCTACCTTTAAAACTGAAAAGATAGAAGCTATTGATAGTGAGTCAAACCTATCTGACACATTAGAGGCTCTCCTAGTGAGAAAGCTGAAAAAGAAATATAGAgcaaaattgcctcttaaatgtttcaactgtggtaaagctGGTCATTTTGCAACCCAATATCCTAATGCTGATCAAAACCTTGATGATGATCAAACTAAAAAACATTTTAGGAGAAAGACCTTTCCGAAAAAGAAATTTAACTTCAACAATCTTAAAAAGAAAAAGAGTCTATTCAGTAAAGAAGACTCTAATGATGATTCCGACAATTCTTTAGGAGATGAAGGTGAAACTTTGTTCATGGTTGAAATTGAAATGCCAAAAATATTAAGCAGCAAGTCTGATAGTCAAATGAACAGTCAATCTGATCAAGAAAATTGTGAGATAAACCTTGAAGGTGAACTGCTATGCACCCTTCAAGAGATAAAGAAACTCAAGAAGCACATTTCTGCTGAAGAGAAAAGTTCACATAATGTGACTGTATCTCTACAAACTGAGATAGATGACTCTAGAAGAGTTATAGAGAATCTAAAATCTTTGCTTACTGATAAAGAAAATGAGACTCAAACTCTCAAGAAACAAGTTGATTCTCTTTCAAAGCAAGTGGAAGAACATAAAAGAACAATTCATTTGCATAATATGCTAGGGAAACAAAAACAACTTGTTGGCATAGGTGAATGCTCAAATTTTGTAGATCAGAATGTAACAATTGGTGGTAAGAAGAATCTATTTGAAAGTTAG